The Caldisericum exile AZM16c01 region CTTTGGCAATTTTTTTGCAATGATTACCACATCTATATCGGAAGCATCATTAAAGTCTCCCCTTGAAACTGATCCAATTACAAAGGCTTCAATTATGTCAATCCTTTTTGAAAGGTTTATGATATAAACCTTTGCCTTTTCAATGTATTCCTTTTGCCTTTGGATTTTGTCTTTCACTATCTTATACATTGTTGTTTTTAAATGACTCAACGAATTCTATAATTTTTTTTGAGGCGTTTTCGGAAAGTGAAGTGGTATTTTCATCAAAAAATTCATGTGGAGAACCTTCGGGATATGCATCAGGATAGCGAGTTGCAATGTAGTTCATATCAAGAATTCTTGCAGATGATTTTAAATCTTCTGAGACCTCAATTCCCAAATTTTCTATTTCTTCAAGAAGTTTAAGTAGAGAATGTCCTAAAGCGCTTTTCCCAAAAGCCTTCAAAAGTGCTTTAAGTGCATATTCACCTGCTTGCTGAAATTTAAAGCAAGCCCAGTTATAAAATTTGAGATCTTTATCGTGTGTGGCAGATTCAAATGTATAAAGGCTTTCCTTGAACCATCTTTCAAATTCTTCGGTATCAAAATAGTTTTCCATCGTGAATATTATACAATCAATATTGATTTTAAAAAATGCAAAATAGGAATACCTAATTTAGAGGAGGGCTTGCAATTCTTCCCCTGAAACAGAATGCTTTTATTTTGTTAGTCATTCCGAAGGAGCAAAGTGACTGAGGAATCTCCTTCTTTAATAGAGGGGGATTAGCAAGACTCCCCCTCTAACTCCCCCTGAAAGGCGGAGATCCCTCGCATTCGTTCGGGATGACTTTTTTTGGGGGGAGTACTGAGGGGGGTATTTTGCCCCCTCAGATTTAACTAAGGAGATCCCTCACATTCGTTCGGGATAACCATCGTTTGTCATTCCGAAGTGGCGAAGCCACGAGGAATCTCCTCCTTTAAATCGAAGGGGACTTACAATTTTCCCCATCTAACTCCTTCAGAAGGTTGTAAAAATAGGGTTTTAGGGAGGTAGTGTTGTGTGCTTACAGATTTATAGGAGAAAAATTTTGTTTTTTTCCTGTGTGTATAATAGACACATTGACAAAGTCAATATTGAGCGTATAATACATAGAGTAGAATTTTTATTGGAGGTGAAAAATGAAAGGATGTCCAGTTCCTAATGAAGGAAACGTTGATAGAATTATAAGAATTATCATAGGAGTTGTGTTAATTCTTCTTTCTGTATTTGCGCAGATAAATCCAACTTTGAAGGTTATCTTTATTATCATTGGTGTAATTGCACTTATTACAGGACTTACAGGCTTTTGCCTTGCTTACAAACTCCTCGGAATTTCAACGAGAAAGTAAAATTTTAGTTCTTTTTATATGTTTTTGGGGGTGTTAAAACCCTCTTTTTATTTTTTTAAAAAGTGATTTTCATATACAATTTGGTGGCATGATAAGAAAGGGGTGGAAAAATGCATCCATTAATTTCTAAAAAAGGTGGAGAGAAACTATTTTTGCTTGGAAACGAGGCTGTCGTAAGAGGTGCAATTGAGGGTGGCGTTGCAGTTTCTGCAACATACCCTGGTACACCTTCCTCTGAAATTGGTGATACATTTTATGAAATCTACAAGGAATTAGGCATATATTTTGAATTCTCCGTAAACGAAAAAGTTGCTCTTGAGGTTGCAGCATCGGGTTCTGTATCGGGACTAAGGAGTTTTGTATGGTTCAAACATGTTGGGCTTAACGTTGCATCTGACTCGTTTATGTCGCTTGCTTATACGGATATTAGAGGTGGGCTTGTTGTATTGTCGGCTGATGATCCTTCGATGTTTTCATCACAAAACGAACAGGATAACAGGCACTACGCAAGACTTGGTAACGCAGTCCTTATTGAGCCTTCAACTCCGCAAGAAATGAAAGATTTAATGCCTTATGCCTT contains the following coding sequences:
- a CDS encoding YgaP family membrane protein, translated to MKGCPVPNEGNVDRIIRIIIGVVLILLSVFAQINPTLKVIFIIIGVIALITGLTGFCLAYKLLGISTRK
- a CDS encoding nucleotidyltransferase domain-containing protein, whose amino-acid sequence is MKDKIQRQKEYIEKAKVYIINLSKRIDIIEAFVIGSVSRGDFNDASDIDVVIIAKKLPKHPIERMKLLYENIPPLIEPKAYTEEEFQRLLKKQNPIAEETVKIGIKIYPTF
- a CDS encoding HEPN domain-containing protein; amino-acid sequence: MENYFDTEEFERWFKESLYTFESATHDKDLKFYNWACFKFQQAGEYALKALLKAFGKSALGHSLLKLLEEIENLGIEVSEDLKSSARILDMNYIATRYPDAYPEGSPHEFFDENTTSLSENASKKIIEFVESFKNNNV